The Marivirga salinae DNA window AATTAAATACTTACTATAATTATGGCATAGTACTACGAATTTTGGGTACATCAGCTTATATCTTTTATGCCTTTCAGTTAAGTGATGGTTCAGTTGATGCATTTATATATGATAATTATGCTTTAGAATTTGCTGAATATTTTTTAAGAGGTGACTTTTCTCCTTTCTATGATGAAAAGCTTTGGCGTACCGGTCAGTTTTTCTATACCAATTTTGTAGCATATCCAGCAGCATTATTTTTAATATTAACTTTTAATTCGACTTTTGGTATTTATTTACTTTTCAGTCTTTCCTGTTTCATAGGGTTAGTTTTGTTGTATAAGGCTTTTGTGAAAAATTATGTATTTTTAGATAGGAAGATGATGATGTTGGTTGTCTTTTTATTTCCTGCTTTATGGTTTTGGACTTCTACGATTGGGAAAGATTCCTGGATGTTTTTAGGTATGGGGCTTGTATGCTTAGGGATAACTAACACTAAAATCAATTATTTTTATGTGGCATTTGGTATTTTTGTCATGTATGCCTTTAGACCTCCAGTTGCTTATATTTCAATTTTGGCTTTTGGCTCCTTTTTTATTTTAAATACAACTGATAAATTTTTAATGAAGTTTTTTAAAATTGGCTTAGGCTTATTTGCAATCGTTTTTCTATTAAATTATTTACGTGAAGAGTGGGGTGTTAGTGATTTTAGCAATGAAGAGCTTACTGAATTACAACAGGAAACCTTAGTAAATACTGATTATGGTTCAGGTGCATTGGATGAAAAACAAGGTGGTATATCTTCGATTCCACGTGGTATAGTCGATGTCCTATTTCGCCCATTTATATGGGAAACGAATAATATCTTATCTTTAGCCTCAACAATTGAAATTAACTTTGTCGTGATTTTATTATTGGTTAAAAGGAAATCAGTTTTTCAATTTATTAGAAATGGTTTAAGGCATAGACTATCAACATTTACATTGGCTTTTGTGGGTCTTTATGTGGTAACAATTGGTCTATTTGAAAATAATATTGGTATTATAGCCCGCCACCGTGCGATTATCTTTCCTTTCCTCTTCCTCATGGCATTTGCTTATGATGATAAAGTCAAAAGAGCCTATCAACAGTTTTTATGGAGAAAAAGAAAGCAAGCTGAGATTAACCGCAATACCTGTCCCGCACAGTAAGTCGGGAGACGGAGAGACGCAAAGGGGTTTAATTATTAATTAGTGATTGGATAATTAATAATTGGGGCCGATTGTTTTAATTATTAGTGTCCTTTGTGTAATCCTCAGTGCAACTCAGTGGTTAAATTTCTTTCAGCTTTAGCTGATATTTACTTAGTGCCCTTTCCCGATTTGTCGGGACATGTTGTGAAATCCTCCGTGTAACTCCGTGGTTAACACCTTTCAGCTTTAGCTGAATAAACCTTGCGTCTTAGCGTCTTCGCGGTTAACTTTGCCCCATGCAAAAACCCACAGCCATTGTCTTCGGTAGCTACCTGCCATCTGTCATCAACTTCCGTAAACCTTTACTCACCGCTCTCCAAGCAAAAGGTTATAAAGTCATTGCTCTAGCCCCAGGCAATGATGAAGCCACCGAACAAACTTTGGCAGAACTGGATGTAGAATTTATACAAGTCCCCTTAGGCAGAACAGGCTTTAATCCCCTCCAAGATTATAAAACACTTCAATTTCTTAAAATGCTATTTAAGGAGCTTCAGCCGGAGGTAGTCATCACTTACACCATAAAGCCCAATATTTATGGCAGCTGGGCAGCAAAAAGCCTTAAAAACGCCAAAGTATTGGCTTGGATCACCGGACTTGGTTATGTCGGCATGGAAGCCGATACTTTTAAAAGAAAATTAGTCCGCTCGGTGATTTTTAAGCTTTATAAAAAAGCCTTTTCAAAACTACCTTTTATCGCCTTTCAAAACCCAGATGATCAACAGTTTTTCAAGCAACATAATTTGCTTAAATCACAAGCTAAGCAAACCATAACAGCCGGTTCAGGAGTGGATTTAAATCATTATCCCAAAGCAAAACCACAAGTCAGCCCTATTAAATTTTTATTAACAGCCCGTTTAATAGGAGCAAAGGGCGTAAATGAATACTTAGCCGCAGCGAAAATTATCAAGAAAGATTATCCTGAAGTTATTTTTCAACTCATAGGCATGACCGATGAAGGCAATCCAGATTCACTGGAAGAAAAGGAGCTGAATGAATTGCATGAAGAAGGTATAATAGAATATTTAGGCTTTCAATCTGATGTGCGAAAGTATTTGGCAGAATGTTCTGTATTTGTTTTGCCGTCTTATTACAGAGAAGGAACACCAAGAACTATATTAGAATCCTTAGCCATGGCTAAACCCATCATCACTACCGATAACCCAGGTTGCAGAGAAACAATTGATGGAGATAAAAATGGCTATTTAATTCCAGTAAAAGATGCAGCATCATTGGTAAAAGCCATGAAATTCTTTATAGAAGACCCAGCTTTAATAGAAAAGAAAGGGGAGGAGAGCTACCGACTTGCCACAGAGAAATATGATGTTAATAAAGTAAATGAGCATTTGTTTGAGTTTATGGGGATAGAATAGAGTAAATCATCCCCATTCCCAGACAAAAGCAGCCCTTCCGCCTGCTTCCGACTGGTGGAAATTACTGCCGCCTCAGGCGGATTTTAGCTATGAAATGCCACTTTATACTCCTAAAACTAGCTGATATCCCGTGCCAGAGGCACCTAGTAAAAATCGCCAGCGGGACGCAGGCGATAGGGCAATGTCGTTAAGTTAAGATAATTTCTCTTCTCCAATAGGAGAAGGATTAAAGGATTTGCCTGCCAGCCTTTGGCTGGAGGCTTAATAAAAGCTTAACTTAACGACATTGGGCGATAGGGTGTGCAAAATATTCCCAAAGTACTCAAAGCAGCTCCCATCCTTAAAAAAGGAGGGCTAGGCTGGTTGTACCATAATCTAAGAGAAGGAAATTCGGTCTGACGTTTTTTCAGATTAATTGAAATGCTGAATTGTCCCCATTTACTGAAAATTTTATCCAAGATTCATAGCTTCTGACCGATACTAGCACATCCAATGCTCTATGCATCGGAGTTAATGAGCAAAATTTTAACATAAAAAAAGCCCTTTAAGCTTAATTAAAGGGCTTTTTTGCTTTGAAACGTGATCCGTTCAGGGTTTGAGCCAGATACCTTCCCGCCTTTGCAAGTCGGGATGCTCTATCCATTTGAGCTAACGGAAAAAATTTGCAATAAAAAAGCCTATCCAAAATGTTTGAATAGGCTTTGTAGAAGTGATCCGTTCAGGGTTTGAGCCAGATGCCTTCCCGCCTTTGCAAGTCGGGATGCTCTATCCATCTGAGCTAACGGAAAAAAAAAGCAATAAAAAAGCCTATCCAAAATGTTTGAATAGGCTTTGTAGTAGTGATCCGTTCAGGGTTTGAGCCAGATACCTTCCCGCCTTTGCAAGTCGGGATGCTCTATCAATCTGAGCTAACGGAAAAAAATTGCAATAAAAAAGCCTATCCAAAATGTTTAAATAGGCTTTGTAGTAGTGATCCGTTCAGGGTTTGAGCCAGATACCTTCCCGCCTTTGCAAGTCGGGATGCTCTATCCATCTGAGCTAACGGAAAAAAAATACAATAAAAAAAGCCTATCCAAAATGTTTAAATAGGCTTTGTAGTAGTGATCCGTTCAGGGTTTGGGCCAGATACCTTCCCGCCTTTGCAAGTCGGGATGCTCTATCCATTTGAGCTAACGGAAAAAAATACAATAAAAAAGCCTATCCAAAATGTTTGAATAGGCTTTGTAGTAGTGATCCGTTCAAGGTTTGAGCCAGATACCTTCCCGCCTTTGCAAGTCGGGATGCTCTATCCATTTGAGCTAACGGAAAAAATTTGCAATAAAAAAGCCTATACAAAATGTTTGAATAGGCTTTGTAGTAGTGATCCGTTCAGGGCTTGAGCAAGATACCTTCCCGCCTTTGCAAGTCGGGATGCTCTATCCATTTGAGCTAACGGAAAAAAATACAATAAAAAAGCCTATCCAAAATGTTTGAATAGGCTTTGTAGTAGTGATCCGTTCAGGGTTTGAGCCAGATACCTTCCCGCCTTTGCAAGTCGGGATGCTCTATCAATCTGAGCTAACGGAAAAAAATTGCAATAAAAAAGCCTATCCAAAATGTTTAAATAGGCTTTGTAGTAGTGATCCGTTCAGGGTTTGAGCCAGATACCTTCCCGCCTTTGCAAGTCGGGATGCTCTATCCATCTGAGCTAACGGAAAAAAAAGCAATAAAAAAGCCTATCCAAAATGTTTGAATAGGCTTTGTAGTAGTGATCCGTTCAGGGTTTGAGCCAGATACCTTCCCGCCTTTGCAAGTCGGGATGCTCTATCCATTTGAGCTAACGGAAAAAATTTGCAATAAAAAAGCCTATCCAAAATGTTTGAATAGGCTTTGTAGTAGTGATCCGTTCAGGGTTTGAGCCAGATACCTTCCCGCCTTTGCAAGTCGGGATGCTCTATCCATCTGAGCTAACGGAAAAAAAGCAATAAAAAAGCCTATCCAAAATGTTTGAATAGGCTTTGAAACGTGATCCGTTCAGGATTCGAACCTGAGACCTACTGCTTAGAAGGCAGTTGCTCTATCCAGCTGAGCTAACGGACCATTTTTATATATTCGTTTAGGAAAATTCACCGCTTTTCCCTTAAGCGAGTGCAAAGAAAAGCATTTCTATTTTTTTATACAAAGCTTTTCTCATGAATTCTTATAAAAATATTTTTAATATTTATTAGAGGCTGTGAATGAATAACTTAATTGAAAGAAAATTTTAAGCTAAGCCCACCAAAGTAATCCCATCACCACCTCTTTCTTCGTGTTCGTTTTTTAATGACTTCACATAATTATACTGCCTTAAGTAATCTCGGATAAATCTTCTTAGGATTCCATCGCCTCGACCATGCAATATACTGACTTCATTATAGCCTAATACCATAGCGTCATCAATGAATCTATCCACTGCCTGAATGGCTTCTTCTGCACGCATTCCCCTAACATCTATCTGATGATTGAAATTAGTGCTGCGTTCCACCATACCAGTAGAAGTGCCAGAGAAACTCTTCTTTTTCTCTTTTTTGATGGCTGTCTTAGACATTCTTTCCAATCGGTTTAGCTTTATTTTGGATTTCAATTCTCCCAACATGATTTCAGCTTCTTTTTGTCCTAATGCTAAAACTTCACCAATCGTATCCTGTCCTTTTATTTTGACATAATCACCCACTTTGATATCACCTTCCGCTGTTTTAAAAACTGGTTTTGAAGGTTTAGCGGGTTTGTTCTCGACAAGCAGGCTCCATCTTTTGATCGTAATCTGTGAGCTGTTTACGGGCTTTCTTAGTCCGCTCTTTTTCTGCTTGCGATTCTTTTATTTCCCTGATCGCTTGCTCTACTCTCTTATTGGCTTCCTTAATAATGGATTTCGCTTCTTGCTTAGCCTCTATGATGATCTGCTTCTTTTGGGATTTCAGAAATTCATTGAGCTCGTCATAATCCTGAGCACTTTTTTCCAAGTGACCTTCTCTCTTTTGAATTTCTTTGATTTTACCCTCTAGTTCTCTTTTTTCCTTCCCTAATTGATTTAAAAGCTTGTCGTAATTCACTCGTTCAGTACCAATTTTTCCTTTGGCTTTATTCAAAATAGCAGGAGGGATGCCCATTTTTTCAGCCACTTCTATGGCAAAGGAACTACCCGGCTTGCCAATTTCCAATTCATAAAGCGGTTCCAGATTACGCTCATCAAATTTCATGGCTCCATTGATGACATTCTGGTTTTTTACAGCAAAGTTTTTAATGTTGTCGTAATGAGTGGTAATGACTCCAAAAGCTTTTTGGCTATACAATTCCTCCAAAATAGATTCTGCAATGGCTCCACCAAACCTAGGTTCAGTTCCGGTTCCAAATTCATCTATTAAAAATAAGGTTTGTTTATTCGAATTCAGTAAAAAATTCTTCATGTTTTGAAGATGAGAACTGTAAGTACTCAAATCATTTTCAATACTTTGCTGATCCCCTATATCAATAAATAGATTTGAAAACATTCCACATTTACTATCCGGATGAACTGGAATCAATAAACCACACTGCAACATAAATTGCAAAAGCCCAACGGTTTTCAGCGCTACGGATTTACCACCGGCATTAGGTCCTGAAATAATCAATATTCTTTTGTCACCTTTCAACTGAATGGAGAGCGGGATAACTTTTTTATTTTGTTCTGCTAAGCTTAATTTTAAAAGAGGATGCTCAGCATTTCTATATTCAATTATTCTGGAATTTTCTAACTGTGGCAATACAGCTCCAATTTTTTGAGCAAATCGTGCTTTGGCTCTTATGAAATCCACTATGGCTAAAAAACGATAGGCCTTTTCTAGGTTTTCCAATTCAGGCTTCACTAAGGCAGTCAATTGCGTCAAGATTTTAACGATTTCTCTGCGTTCGGCATATTGTAGTTCCCTTACCTCATTATTTAATTCTAGGGCTTCTGTGGGCTCTATATAAACCGTCTGACCTGTGCCAGACTGATCATGGATAAATCCTTTGACTCTTTTCTTATACTCTGCTAGAACGGGTATGACAATCCTTCCATCGCGAACTGTAATGGAAGCATCTTCTGGTGTATATTTATTAGCAGAGGCTTGTTTATAAATTTTCTCTACCTGCCTTCTTAATTGAGCTTGAGCTTTGAAAATATCACTTCTAATTTGCTGTAAGGCGGGGCTGGCATTATTTCTTAAGGCGCCTCTTTCATCTATTTTAGCATCAATGGCTTTGTATAAAGTAGGTTCCAGATTTACAGCTTTTCTTAAGTTGAATAAATTTGGATAATCTTCCTCAAATTTATCAAAGAAAGAAATACAATCTAATATGGTTTTAAGGCTTAATTTTAAATCGAAAAACTCCTCTTCTGTAAAAAAGGTACCATCTACTTTTGCTCTTTTGATGAAATGGCTGACGTCAATAAAGTTTCCTGAAGGGAAGTATTCTCCAGATTGAAATATCTTGACAAACTCATGGGTTTGCAATAATAAGGGTTCAAGCTTTTCGAATTTTCGAATAAAGCCCATTTTCTCTACGATTGCTTGACCTAAGTTGCTACTACACTCAGCAGAAATTAGTTCTCTTACTCTATCGAATCCAATCCTTTGCTCAAAATCCTGCGGTAAAATCATAAAATAAGGTAGGCTTTATTGTCTATCGAATTTATCTCTCTTTTTATTCTCATTTAATACTTGCTCACGCAAACTGACCGTATCAATAACGATATCGTATATGGTTTCTAATTGGTCAGGGTTTTCTAAATAATACTTAAAACTTTCTTTGTAAATGGAATCATTTGTATTATGATCTTCAAAAATTTTCAATTCATAATGACGTAAAACTTCTTTAGCTGAGTCGTTTTTTAAATCAATATGAGTCGCTTTATATTCAGCCAGATAAATATCTGATAAAATTAAGGCCATTTTTTCATGAGAGATGACGCCTTTAGGTCTATCTTCTTTTCCACTACAGGAAACTATTGTTAATATTGCGATGATGTAGATAAGTTTTCTCATTTTTATATTAATATTACAATTGGCTTCATCAAATTCGTTGCCAATTATATTTTTGTAAACTGATAATGACAATTATCGTTATCTTTTTCGTTTGTGTTTTATGCAATGCAAAATTAACAATTTAAAAGACCTATTATGAGGGAGCTCTTTAAAAAGCTTCGAAAATATGAAATAAAAATTCGAAAAGCTGTTAACAATCAAATGCAGGGTGATTTTCATTCTGTATTTAAAGGTTCAGGTTTGGAATTTGATGATGTGCGCCCATATCAATACGGAGATGATGTGCGAACCATCGATTGGAATGTTTCGGCCAAAGGACATGGCACCTTTGTTAAGACCTTTAAGGAAGATAAAGAACAAAATGTTTATTTTTTGGTGGATGTGAGTGCATCTCAGGAAATTGGTCTGGAAGGCAAGCAGAAATCCGATATAGCCAAAGAGATTACGGGTGTTTTGTGTATCTCTGCCTTAAAAGAAGGGAGTCAGGTTGGCATGGTGGGCTATTCCGACCAAAGAGAATTATACATAAAACCTGGTAAAGGACAAAAACATGGATATTATGCTATTTCTAAACTATTTGATTTAACTCCAAAGTCCTTAAAAACAAGTTTAGATAAAGGTCTTTCCTATTTATTGGGATTGGTTAAAAGAAGAAGTGTTATATTTTTGATTAGTGATTTTGTGGATGAAGGCTATGAGCATCATTTGAAAGCATTGGCTCGTAAACATGATTTAATTGTCATTCATATTAAAGATAAATTGGAAACTGATTTGCCTATGTTGGGCATAGTTCCGATAAAAGATAAAGAGACTGGTAAAACCAGATGGGTGAATACTTCAAGTGCGTCATTTAAAAGGCATTTTCAACAAAAAAATAAGGATCATTCTTCCGAATTGAGAGATATTTGCAAACGTAATCAAGCAGATTATTTACTGATCGATACGCAGGAAGATTATACCTCTAAATTAATTAAACTATTTAAAATCAGGAATTTAAGCAAGAAAAAGGCATGAAGAAATACGGGTTGAGCTTAATTTTCAGTCTTGCATTTATTATAAATTTATTCGGGCAAAAAATCGAGCCAAAAGGACAATTCCTTCAGGACAGTATGGCAATAGGAGAGCCTGTGCAATACAGCTTGAGTGTGAGCTATCCAGCTGATTTTCAAATTTTAATGCCAGATTCCTTATATGATTATACTCCTTTCGAATATACTCGAAAGCAATATTTTCCTACTAGAACTGATAGTGTTCAAAGTTTTGATAGTGTAGTTTATACTTTAACATCATTCGAAATTGAAAAAGTCCAGAAATTAAAGTTGCCTGTTTTTATTATTCAAGGAAAGGATAGTACTGCACTCTATGCCGATTTGGATTCTGTGTTTTTAGAAGAGCAGATCCAAATGGTGAGCGATAGTTTGCAAATGAAAACAGAGACTACCATCTCTAAACTAGATAAAGATTTCAATTATCCTTATTTGATTGCTTTCCTGATTGCTTTAGGCATAATTATTCTGCTAGTCATTATAATTTTTGGCAAGAAATTTAGAAAAAAATGGCAAATCTGGCGATTGAACAAACGCCATAAGAAGTTTAGAATTTCATTTGAAAGTAAATTATCCTCAGTAGGTGATATGCCAGTGGAGAAAATTGAAAAACTACTTTACACCTGGAAAAAGCATGCTGAATTTATCTCAAAATCGCCTTATGCTAAGCTGACCAGTAAGGAGATTAATCAAATGCAACAAAATGAAGAGTTGTATGAAAATTTAAAGTCAATTGACAGAACAATTTATTCTTCAAAAGGAAGGGAGAATGCCACGGAAGCTTTCAAATTCCTCTTGAATTATACCGATGTTATTTTAGAAGAAAGAATTAAAGTGATCACAGATGGAAAGTAATAATTGGTTTAGTTTAGATTGGTTTTTCCCTGAAAGGCTTAAAGCTTTTGAATATGAATTTCCTATGGCTTTTTATGCCATGATTGCTTTGCCTATCATTTACTTATTGGTAGAATGGTTAAAAAGTAGGTTTAGTCCTAAAGTGCCAGTTGCTTTCAGAGGGGAAGGAATTGGTTTTCAGTTTTCTTCTATTCTCCGATTTATTCCCTTAATTCTTTTATTGTTTTCAGGATTATTGATGTTGCTGGCTTTAGCCCGCCCACAACAAACTAATGAGCGCGTTGAGCAGTGGACTGAAGGAATCGATATCATGTTAGTGTTGGATATTTCGGAATCCATGAAGATTCAAGATTTTACGCCTAATCGCTTGGAGGCTGCTAAGCAAGTTGCCAATGATTTCATAGATGGTAGATTTCAAGATAGGATAGGGTTGACCATTTTTAGTGGGGAAGCTTATTCCTTATCTCCATTAACTACGGATTATAAAATGCTAAAAAATCAGATTACGGATATAGATTTCAAAATGATGGAAGCTTCAGGTACTGCTATTGGAAGTGCCTTGGCTGTGGGAACTAACAGAATGCGAGAATCAGATTCAAAATCTAAAGTTTTGATTTTATTGAGTGATGGGGATAATAATGCAGGAAATATTGATCCGGAAACGGCTGCCAAACTAGCCAATGCTTATGATATTAAAATTTATACTATTGCAATCGGTAAAGAAGGAAAAGTACCTTATGGAAAAGATTTCTTTGGAAGAACCCGCTACATTGAAAATTCAATGGATGTTACAGGCTTAAAACAAATAGCAGAAATTGGAGAAGGTAAATTTTACCGAGCCACTGATAATCAAGCTTTGGAAGAAGTATTCAGCATTATTGATGAATACGAAAAAGCCGAAATCAAAGAAACTCGCTATAAGGATACCAAAGACTATTATGATGTCTACCTAAAATGGGCGATAGTGTTTTTCCTTCTGTGGATGCTGACTAAGTCGACTTATATTTCTAATGTTTTAGTGGATTAGGTTAGAGCTCTTGGATTGTTTTAAAATCGAAAAGCAATATAATGCGGTATTAAAAATCGCTATAATTACTATCCCTTTGGTCTAACCTTTAAATCCTATCAAAGAAGTAAAGGAAGAAGTTTAGCAGTTCCGATATCTTGGGATAAAATCAATAAATGAAACTAAATTAGGAACTGAAAATGTTATCTTTACATAAATTAAACATTAATTATGGGTACAGCTCAAATTAGAGAATTACTTCATGAATACATTAACAAAGCAGATGAACGTCTGATCAATTTAATGTATGCCATGGTTCAGGCAGATCTTAAAGAAGATGGCTATGATTTAAGTGAAGCGCATAAAAAAGTATTAGATGAAAGATTAACAGCATATCAAGCTAATCCTTCCGCTGGATCAAGTTGGGAAGATGTTAAAAATCGCATTCGTAATAAATTATGAGTTATAGCTTAATTGTCAGGCCAGAAGCTGAGCTTGATATATTAGAATCGTCTCAATGGTACGAAGATAAACAGGAAAATCTAGGTGTACGTTTTTTAGATGAGGTTGAAGAAAAAATTCATTTAATTACTCAAAACCCATTACATTATCAAGTCAGGTATAAAAATACCCGTTTAGCTTTAATAAAGCATTTTCCGTACGCCATCCATTTTATTGTAAATCAGCAAGATATAATTGTGTTAGCAGTACTGGGTACTCGGGAAGACTCTGAGAAATGGGTTTGACCTCAGATCTTACCAATTTTAGAAAAATCAACCCTAAATACAGTTCAGAAGGAATATGCTGGTTTAAAAACAGAGTTGTTGGAAATTGAATTATTGTGCTAAGCGCGTGTTTTGCTTCGCAACGCGCGCTATGGGAGTCGACTTATATTTCTAATGTCTTGATGGATTAGGTTAGAGCTCTTGGAATATTTTAAAATCGAAAAGCAATATAATGCGGTATTAAAAATCGCTATAATTACTATTCCTTTGGTCTAACCTTTAACTCCTATCAGAGGAGCTACAACAAGGCGAATAACTCCAAGTACAAAGACAAGGAAGAGGCAAAAAACTCACTTCCAAACCTCACCACATAAAAACTTCAACACCTATATAGGCTTAAAACTCTCAAAAGCTTCACCGCAATTATTGCAATGATGCAATGACCTACAAAGCGTTGGCCCAAAAGGAGATTTTAAAGTAGTATTAGTGCTGTCACAATTAGGACACTCTGCATGTTCAATGATGTCCAAATCTTCAATGACATT harbors:
- a CDS encoding glycosyltransferase family 4 protein produces the protein MQKPTAIVFGSYLPSVINFRKPLLTALQAKGYKVIALAPGNDEATEQTLAELDVEFIQVPLGRTGFNPLQDYKTLQFLKMLFKELQPEVVITYTIKPNIYGSWAAKSLKNAKVLAWITGLGYVGMEADTFKRKLVRSVIFKLYKKAFSKLPFIAFQNPDDQQFFKQHNLLKSQAKQTITAGSGVDLNHYPKAKPQVSPIKFLLTARLIGAKGVNEYLAAAKIIKKDYPEVIFQLIGMTDEGNPDSLEEKELNELHEEGIIEYLGFQSDVRKYLAECSVFVLPSYYREGTPRTILESLAMAKPIITTDNPGCRETIDGDKNGYLIPVKDAASLVKAMKFFIEDPALIEKKGEESYRLATEKYDVNKVNEHLFEFMGIE
- a CDS encoding DUF4296 domain-containing protein; the encoded protein is MSLSVYKNIIGNEFDEANCNINIKMRKLIYIIAILTIVSCSGKEDRPKGVISHEKMALILSDIYLAEYKATHIDLKNDSAKEVLRHYELKIFEDHNTNDSIYKESFKYYLENPDQLETIYDIVIDTVSLREQVLNENKKRDKFDRQ
- a CDS encoding DUF58 domain-containing protein, coding for MRELFKKLRKYEIKIRKAVNNQMQGDFHSVFKGSGLEFDDVRPYQYGDDVRTIDWNVSAKGHGTFVKTFKEDKEQNVYFLVDVSASQEIGLEGKQKSDIAKEITGVLCISALKEGSQVGMVGYSDQRELYIKPGKGQKHGYYAISKLFDLTPKSLKTSLDKGLSYLLGLVKRRSVIFLISDFVDEGYEHHLKALARKHDLIVIHIKDKLETDLPMLGIVPIKDKETGKTRWVNTSSASFKRHFQQKNKDHSSELRDICKRNQADYLLIDTQEDYTSKLIKLFKIRNLSKKKA
- a CDS encoding vWA domain-containing protein gives rise to the protein MESNNWFSLDWFFPERLKAFEYEFPMAFYAMIALPIIYLLVEWLKSRFSPKVPVAFRGEGIGFQFSSILRFIPLILLLFSGLLMLLALARPQQTNERVEQWTEGIDIMLVLDISESMKIQDFTPNRLEAAKQVANDFIDGRFQDRIGLTIFSGEAYSLSPLTTDYKMLKNQITDIDFKMMEASGTAIGSALAVGTNRMRESDSKSKVLILLSDGDNNAGNIDPETAAKLANAYDIKIYTIAIGKEGKVPYGKDFFGRTRYIENSMDVTGLKQIAEIGEGKFYRATDNQALEEVFSIIDEYEKAEIKETRYKDTKDYYDVYLKWAIVFFLLWMLTKSTYISNVLVD
- a CDS encoding addiction module protein; translation: MGTAQIRELLHEYINKADERLINLMYAMVQADLKEDGYDLSEAHKKVLDERLTAYQANPSAGSSWEDVKNRIRNKL
- a CDS encoding type II toxin-antitoxin system RelE/ParE family toxin — its product is MSYSLIVRPEAELDILESSQWYEDKQENLGVRFLDEVEEKIHLITQNPLHYQVRYKNTRLALIKHFPYAIHFIVNQQDIIVLAVLGTREDSEKWV